A window of the Tenebrio molitor chromosome 1, icTenMoli1.1, whole genome shotgun sequence genome harbors these coding sequences:
- the LOC138122115 gene encoding juvenile hormone epoxide hydrolase 1-like, whose protein sequence is MALLWKLLIFVAGVVVLIGYKLNNVMKPPPVPKLEETWWGSGDPWREDKTIRSFQINVSDKELQDLKYRLEHARAFTPPLQGIQQQYGMNTNLLKEIVDFWKTKYNWREREIFLNKFPQYLTSIQGLDIHFIHVKPKTTKVKVLPLLLLHGWPGSVREFYETIPLLTTPQKDRNFVFEVIVASLPGYGFSQAAVRPGLGAAQMAVVFKNLMKRLGFEKYYVQGGDFGAIVLQHLAVLYPESLLGFHSNMCTVYTPLSYIKTLLGVIHPTWFTRADHVNRVYPLLESIGFRLQESGYLHLQATKPDTLGVGLRDSPVGLAAYILEKFTTGTNRTHQRREDGGLKMYYDYTNLLDNVMIYWITGSMPTAIRLYSETFNKAHIELGITRSPVQIPSACARFSNDFYASDGVLGEIYPKLLHLSDYEGGHFAAFQLPEVFTKDVFIAVEKFEKYHASQQ, encoded by the exons ATGGCTCTGCTATGGAAATTGTTAATATTCGTTGCCGGAGTAGTTGTGTTAATAGggtacaaattaaataatgtgATGAAGCCTCCGCCTGTGCCTAAATTAGAAGAAACTTGGTGGGGAAGCGGAGATCCATGGAGAGAAGATAAAACAATTCGTTCGTTTCAAATTAATGTTTCTGACAAG GAATTACAAGACCTCAAGTACCGCTTGGAACATGCAAGAGCTTTTACTCCACCTCTCCAAGGAATTCAACAACAATATGGCATGAacacaaatttattaaaggagaTTGTAGACTTTTGGAAAACGAAGTACAACTGGCGAGAACGTGAAATATTCCTGAACAAATTTCCACAGTATTTAACTAGTATTCAAggacttgacattcattttattCATGTGAAACCGAAAACTACGAAGGTTAAGGTTTTGCCACTTCTTCTGCTTCACGGATGGCCCGGTTCAGTCAGAGAGTTTTACGAAACTATCCCTCTGTTGACGACACCTCAAAAAGAccgaaattttgtatttgaagTGATTGTAGCGTCCCTTCCTGGTTATGGATTTTCTCAAGCTGCTGTACGACCAGGCCTAGGGGCGGCCCAGATGGCCGTTGTTTTCAAAAACCTGATGAAACGTCTAGGTTTCGAAAAATATTATGTCCAAGGTGGAGATTTTGGCGCAATAGTTTTACAACATTTGGCGGTTTTGTACCCAGAGTCATTGTTAGGTTTTCATTCGAATATGTGTACAGTGTACACTCCTCTATCATATATAAAAACGTTGCTTGGTGTCATTCATCCAACGTGGTTTACAAGAGCAGACCACGTGAATAGAGTTTATCCCTTATTGGAAAGTATCGGGTTTAGATTACAAGAAAGTGGGTATCTTCATCTTCAAGCAACCAAACCTGATACTCTCG gaGTAGGTTTAAGAGATTCACCGGTAGGATTGGCAGCCTACATTCTTGAGAAGTTTACTACAGGAACCAACAGAACGCATCAACGTCGTGAAGATGGTGGCTTGAAAATGTATTATGATTATACTAATCTCTTGGATAATGTGATGATTTACTGGATAACCGGATCGATGCCAACTGCCATAAGATTGTACTCTGAAACGTTTAATAAGGCCCATATAGAACTGGGAATTACAAG gAGTCCCGTTCAAATTCCCAGTGCATGTGCCAGATTCTCCAACGATTTCTATGCATCAGACGGTGTTCTTGGGGAAATATATCCCAAATTATTGCACTTGTCTGACTACGAGGGTGGCCACTTTGCAGCTTTCCAGCTTCCTGAAGTTTTTACAAAAGACGTTTTCATCGCCgtagaaaaatttgaaaaatatcacGCCAGTCAACAATAG
- the LOC138122409 gene encoding juvenile hormone epoxide hydrolase 1-like, which produces MSCGCVVVTAIIVVIILKLADKVRKQFKIPPLPYLEDTWWGPRDKSEEDTSIKPFTISIPDEVIADLNQRLKNARPLIQPLEGIQHQYGLNTKLLSKIVDFWRTEYNWKEREAFLNKFPQFTVSIQGLKLHYIHVKPSNPEGHKVLPLLLLHGWPGSVREFYEIIPLLTTPQPGRNFVFEVIAPSLPGYGFSEAAVRPGLGAVQMAVVFKNFMNRLGFEKYYIQGGDWGAVIVQNMATLYPRQVLGVHSNMCTVNSLLSNIKLFLYSFYPTLLVKQEHVNKIYPMSSKFADRLLETGYMHLQATKPDTVGVALNDSPIGLAAYILEKFITWTNPAWKNLEDGGLTKKYTYTDLLDNVMIYWVTNSITTSMRLYSETLNKAQTKLGISKIPITVPAACARFSYDLAYSPTAILQEKYKNIVHESDYDAGHFAAFEEPKILADDIFIGIEKMELFHKTTLF; this is translated from the exons ATGAGTTGCGGTTGTGTTGTGGTTACGGCTATAATCGTCGTCATCATTCTAAAACTTGCCGACAAAGTCAGGAAACAGTTTAAAATCCCTCCATTGCCGTACTTGGAAGACACTTGGTGGGGTCCAAGAGACAAATCCGAGGAAGACACTTCAATCAAGCCCTTCACGATCAGCATCCCCGATGAG GTGATAGCCGACCTAAACCAGAGACTGAAAAATGCCAGACCGCTGATCCAGCCTCTTGAAGGTATCCAACACCAGTACGGTCTCAATACTAAActcttgtcaaaaattgtCGATTTTTGGCGAACAGAATATAATTGGAAAGAGCGCGAGGCCTTCCTCAATAAATTCCCACAGTTCACGGTCAGCATCCAAGGTTTGAAGTTGCATTACATCCACGTCAAGCCTTCAAATCCAGAAGGTCATAAAGTGCTACCCTTGTTACTGCTGCACGGATGGCCGGGTTCTGTACGCGAATTTTACGAAATTATCCCACTTCTCACGACGCCACAACCTGGGCGCAATTTCGTCTTTGAAGTCATAGCACCGTCCCTCCCAGGTTATGGATTTTCTGAGGCTGCTGTACGACCTGGTTTGGGAGCGGTACAAATGGCtgtagttttcaaaaatttcatgaACAGATTGGGTTTTGAAAAATACTATATACAAGGTGGCGACTGGGGGGCTGTTATTGTACAAAACATGGCTACATTATATCCGAGACAGGTCCTTGGTGTGCATTCAAACATGTGTACTGTTAATTCGCTATTGTCCAATATCAAACTGTTCTTGTACAGCTTCTATCCAACCCTATTAGTCAAACAGGAACACGTTAATAAGATCTATCCCATGTCCTCGAAGTTTGCAGATAGATTGCTCGAAACAGGATATATGCATTTACAAGCAACTAAACCGGATACTGTAG GTGTGGCCCTCAATGATTCTCCAATTGGATTAGCCGCATATATTCTGGAGAAATTTATTACTTGGACTAATCCGGCTTGGAAAAACTTGGAAGATGGAGgcttaacaaaaaaatatacttacaCCGATCTTTTGGACAACGTAATGATATATTGGGTGACCAATTCAATAACTACATCCATGAGATTGTATTCAGAGACTTTGAACAAGGCTCAGACGAAACTTGGAATTAGCAA aaTACCGATTACTGTACCAGCAGCCTGTGCTAGATTTTCATATGACTTAGCGTATTCCCCAACGGCCATATTGCaagaaaagtacaaaaatattgtCCATGAGTCTGATTACGATGCAGGTCATTTTGCTGCCTTCGAAGAACCAAAAATTTTAGCTGACGACATTTTCATAGGAATCGaaaaaatggagttgttccaTAAAACtacattgttttaa
- the LOC138122116 gene encoding juvenile hormone epoxide hydrolase 1-like — translation MNGFVKFIVLILALAIGNVIYKANINEPVKVPPETWWGPGDPSKEDKSIVPFKINVSNEVLADLKYRLKNARDFVPSLQGIQQQYGINTKLLKEIVNFWLTKYDWREREKFLNQFPQFKTNIQGLNIHYIHVKPKNVPSGTKILPLLLLHGWPGSVREFYEMIPLLTTVQKDKDFVFEVIAPSLPGYGFSEAAVKPGLGVGPMAVVFKNFMRRLGFDYYYVQGGDWGAAITTTMAIFFPDKVKGIHSNMCMSNSHLSKVKLLAGSLWPSLIIEEKSKHKVYPLSDYVSNMLLEFGYMHIQATKPDTVGVGLNDSPVGLAAYILEKFTTWTNPAWKNKADGGLLERYTYTKLLDNVMIYWVTNSITTSMRLYSEAMNKDENVFDDRHVVTIPAACAVFDSELVYQPPSLFKDRYRKLVQVNAYDGGHFAAFEVPDTLAKDIWLAVSKFENS, via the exons ATGAACGGCTTCGTTAAATTTATCGTCCTGATCCTCGCACTGGCAATAGGTAACGTTATTTACAAGGCGAATATTAACGAGCCAGTAAAAGTGCCTCCCGAGACCTGGTGGGGTCCCGGTGATCCTTCCAAAGAAGACAAAAGCATCGTTCCGTTTAAAATCAACGTGTCCAATGAG gttTTGGCAGATCTGAAATATAGACTGAAAAATGCGCGTGACTTTGTTCCATCACTGCAAGGAATTCAACAACAATACGGCATAAACACCAAGCTACTAAAAGAAATTGTCAATTTCTGGCTTACCAAGTATGACTGGAGAGAGCGTGAGAAGTTTCTCAATCAATTTCCCCAATTCAAAACGAACATACAAGGCCTCAACATCCATTACATTCACGTGAAACCGAAGAACGTCCCAAGCGGGACAAAAATATTGCCTCTTTTACTTTTGCACGGCTGGCCCGGCTCTGTGCgagaattttatgaaatgaTTCCTTTGCTGACAACAGTACAAAAAGATAAAGATTTTGTGTTTGAGGTGATCGCACCATCGCTACCAGGATACGGTTTCTCCGAAGCGGCAGTCAAACCAGGTTTAGGAGTGGGTCCTATGGCTGTggtattcaaaaatttcatgAGACGACTAGGTTTCGACTATTATTATGTTCAGGGGGGAGACTGGGGGGCGGCTATTACAACGACAATGGCAATTTTCTTCCCGGACAAGGTGAAAGGGATTCATTCGAACATGTGCATGTCAAATAGTCACTTGtcaaaagtaaaattattgGCGGGTAGCCTGTGGCCTAGTCTGATTATTGAAGAGAAAAGTAAACATAAGGTATATCCCCTATCTGATTATGTTTCAAATATGCTGTTAGAATTTGGATATATGCACATTCAAGCAACCAAACCGGACACCGTTG GTGTGGGCTTAAACGATTCTCCGGTGGGACTGGCAGCAtacattttagaaaaatttaccACTTGGACAAACCCAGCATGGAAGAATAAAGCTGATGGTGGTCTACTAGAGAGGTACACTTACACGAAACTTTTAGATAATGTGATGATTTATTGGGTTACAAATTCAATTACCACATCTATGAGACTTTATTCGGAAGCTATGAATAAagatgaaaatgtttttgatgacag acaTGTTGTTACGATCCCAGCAGCTTGTGCAGTTTTTGACAGTGAACTAGTCTATCAACCTCCGTCTCTCTTCAAAGATAGATACCGAAAATTAGTACAAGTTAATGCATATGATGGAGGACATTTTGCAGCTTTTGAAGTCCCTGACACGCTTGCTAAAGATATATGGTTagctgtttcaaaatttgaaaattcgtaa
- the LOC138122413 gene encoding juvenile hormone epoxide hydrolase 2-like, which translates to MGCGCLAVTAIIIIVILKLADKVRKPFKIPPLPYLEDTWWGPPDKSEEDTSIKPFTISVPDEVIADLYQRLKNARPLIQPLEGIQQQYGFNTRLLSKIVDFWQTEYNWKERETFLNKFPQFTVGIQGLKLHYIHVQPSNPEGHKVLPLLLLHGWPGSVREFYEIIPLLTTPQPGRNFVFEVIAPSLPGYGFSEGAVRPGLGAVQMAVVFKNFMNRLGFEKYYIQGGDWGAVILQNMATLFPKQVLGVHSNVCMVNTLLTNIKVFLYSFYPTLLVKKEHVHKIYPLSSKFAFILLESGYLHLQATKPDTVGVALNDSPIGLAAYILEKFITGTNQAWKNLEDGGLTQKFTYTDLLDNIMIYWVTNSITTSIRLYSETLNKAQMKLKINK; encoded by the exons ATGGGTTGCGGTTGCCTTGCGGTCACGGCAATAATTATAATCGTCATTCTAAAACTCGCCGATAAAGTAAGAAAACCGTTTAAAATCCCTCCATTGCCGTACTTGGAGGACACTTGGTGGGGTCCACCAGACAAATCGGAGGAAGACACTTCGATCAAGCCCTTCACGATCAGTGTCCCTGAcgag GTGATAGCTGACCTTTACCAAAGACTGAAAAATGCCCGACCGCTGATCCAACCTCTTGAAGGTATACAACAACAGTACGGTTTCAACACTAGACTCTTGTCCAAAATTGTCGATTTTTGGCAAACGGAATATAACTGGAAAGAGCGCGAGACCTTCCTCAATAAATTCCCACAGTTCACGGTCGGCATCCAAGGTTTGAAGTTGCATTACATCCACGTCCAGCCTTCAAACCCGGAAGGTCATAAAGTTCTACCTTTGTTACTGCTGCACGGATGGCCGGGTTCTGTACGGGAATTTTACGAAATTATCCCACTTCTCACGACGCCACAACCTGGGCGCAATTTCGTCTTTGAAGTCATAGCACCGTCCCTCCCAGGTTATGGATTTTCTGAAGGCGCTGTACGACCTGGTTTGGGAGCGGTACAAATGGCtgtagttttcaaaaatttcatgaACAGATTGGGTTTTGAAAAATACTATATACAAGGTGGCGATTGGGGGGCTGTTATTCTACAAAACATGGCTACACTATTTCCGAAACAGGTCCTTGGTGTGCATTCAAACGTGTGTATGGTTAATACATTATTGACCAATATTAAAGTGTTCTTGTACAGCTTCTATCCAACCTTACTGGTCAAAAAAGAGCACGTTCATAAGATCTATCCCTTATCTTCAAAGTTTGCGTTCATATTGCTCGAATCAGGATATTTGCATTTACAAGCAACCAAACCGGATActgttg GCGTAGCCCTCAATGACTCTCCAATTGGATTAGCCGCATATATTCTGGAGAAATTTATTACTGGAACTAATCAGGCTTGGAAAAACTTGGAAGATGGAGGCTTAACACAGAAATTTACGTACACAGATTTATTGGACAACATAATGATATATTGGGTGACCAATTCTATAACTACGTCCATAAGATTGTATTCAGAGACTTTAAATAAGGCTCAGAtgaaacttaaaattaacaagtaG